One part of the Plasmodium yoelii strain 17X genome assembly, chromosome: 13 genome encodes these proteins:
- a CDS encoding adapter protein complex 1 gamma 1 subunit: MSIKLRELIRNIRNCKTAAEERSVVAKECALIRTAFKEEDNIYRHRNVAKLLFINMLGYPTHFGQIECLKLIASNKFSYKRIGYLGLTILLDENTDILMLVTNSIKNDLRSSNQYINGLALCALGNIANSEMCCSLRQEILDLMNINNPYIKKKAAMCAIRILKKTNDIEELFIDKINNLLEDRNHSVISAGITLMISLIEKKAQFKNVLKVHTNKIVKILKSCIVSGYSHGAEYDIYGINDPFLQVKILKLLKYLNSDVGSIINHSNKSYSMSHNNSSNINLDNNTSIHDAKSISERNSSFNETNYNNNNNLIPGQESITENTNNNVDGREKTYGDKNDNDNLYDMEEVNSVLAQVATNTDTMKNVGNAILYECVKTITYISTDPGLLVLAVNVLGKFLQNTDNNIRYVGLCTLQKLLKKDPKTLHIYRNTIIECLKDPDISIRKKALDVAFALITKDSLKIMIKELLNYLLVADMEIKSDIVSNICVSINNYAPNMQYLFDTYIKIFCLAGNFIQDHIKDDFIYYLLQNSEYHSYVIFKIFFSIKENLDQYALVQVGVWCIGELGDLLVKEKHIGPDEQVITVIHEDVFDLLEKIVKTYEDNKIKELHNINIKDPIHNILYNKNSGSNRSFGVLGCSINNSLSSNAIDNDNNANICCNINENNNNDDNNNIIMQYVLMCLNKLTVRFPTHKNKIEKLINKYKQNKCVEIQQRACEFSKLMSSEWDSIRESILLPIPPCNKNANRKKHRKVDDADESICSDGAGHMSHYISNENNYPETNDPQSQYNNNDANIDLLDLDDVLGIQNDMPNTTINNSDKKNINLNNTSDILTNNSNWRPTFNKNNRIESSSYNNKNGSIIENDPLNLNDISINSKPPVDISNYNINNVTAVNKKNEDILVDLFGNISIEEPKTDLHNIDINKEGTNSLNLLLDDIEPMEKNDVFDLKLIDTNPEEKICEIAPMKLYDKNDIEIKFFFKKESLDSEKTTINATYSNKSDTPISSFVFEAIVPNYVKMEIFAASSNELLPFEQNKITQELKIINSLFKKKPVLMKVRLSYLKNNEKFQDFINVGNFPDVL; encoded by the exons ATGTCGATAAAACTTCGAGAGCTAATCCGAAATATTCGAAACTGCAAAACTGCAGCTGAGGAGCGGTCAGTAGTAGCAAAAGAATGTGCTTTGATAAGAACTGCATTTAAGGAAGAAGATAACATATATAGGCATAGAAATGTAGcaaaattactatttataaatatgttaggATACCCTACACATTTTGGACAAATAGAatgtttaaaattaatagcatcaaataaattttcatataaaaGAATTGGGTATCTAGGTTTAACAATATTATTAGATGAAAATACAGATATATTAATGTTAGTGACAAattcaataaaaaatgatcTAAGGAGTAGTAATCAATATATTAATGGTTTAGCTTTATGTGCTCTTGGGAATATTGCAAACAGTGAAATGTGCTGTTCACTAAGACAAGAGATATTAgatttaatgaatataaataatccttatataaaaaaaaaagcagcTATGTGTGCTATCcgtatattaaaaaaaacaaatgatatagaagaattatttatagataaaataaataatttattagaaGATAGAAATCATAGCGTTATAAGCGCAGGAATAACATTAATGATATCACTAATTGAAAAAAAGGcacaatttaaaaatgtattaaaagtACATACgaataaaattgtaaaaatattaaaaagttGTATTGTTTCTGGATATTCACATGGTGCTGAATATGACATATATGGCATTAATGATCCATTTCTTCAAGTTAAAattctaaaattattaaaatatctAAACTCAGATGTGGGTTCTATTATTAATCATTCAAATAAATCATACAGCATGtcacataataatagtagCAATATCAATTTAGATAACAACACAAGCATACATGATGCTAAATCCATAAGTGAAAGAAATTCAAGTTTTAATGAAACGaactataataataataataatttaataccAGGGCAAGAATCTATAACAGAAAatactaataataatgtaGATGGACGAGAAAAAACATATggtgataaaaatgataatgacAATTTGTATGATATGGAGGAAGTAAATTCGGTATTAGCCCAGGTAGCCACAAATACAGATACCATGAAAAATGTAGGAAATGCTATTCTATATGAATGTGTAAAAacaattacatatatttctaCCGATCCTGGTTTACTAGTATTAGCAGTAAATGTTTTAGGTAAATTTTTACAAAACAcagataataatataagatATGTTGGTTTATGTACattacaaaaattattaaaaaaggaCCCTAAAactttacatatatatagaaatacTATTATAGAATGCTTGAAAGATCCCGATATTAGTATAAGGAAAAAAGCCTTAGATGTAGCATTTGCTCTTATAACTAAAGattcattaaaaattatgatcaaagaattattaaattatttattagttgcagatatggaaataaaaagCGATATTGTATCAAATATATGTGTTAGCATAAATAACTATGCACCTAACATGCAATATCTATTTGATAcgtatattaaaatattttgtttagcTGGTAATTTTATACAAGATCATATAAAAGATGACTTTATATATTACCTATTACAAAATAGCGAATATCATTcttatgttatatttaaaatatttttttctattaaagAAAATTTAGATCAATATGCATTAGTACAAGTCGGGGTTTGGTGCATTGGTGAGTTAGGTGATTTGTTAGTAAAAGAAAAACATATCGGACCAGATGAACAAGTAATAACTGTAATTCATGAAGATGTATTTGATTTACttgaaaaaattgtaaaaacgTATGAAGacaataaaattaaagaattacataatattaatataaaagatCCAATAcacaatatattatataataaaaatagcgGTAGTAATCGATCTTTTGGCGTTTTAGGATGTAGTATAAATAATTCGCTTTCATCAAATGCTATTgacaatgataataatgcCAATATTTGTTGTAACATAAAtgaaaacaataataatgatgataataataatataataatgcaatATGTGTTAATGTGCTTAAATAAGCTCACTGTTCGTTTTCCTACtcataaaaacaaaatagaaaaactaataaataaatataaacaaaataagtGTGTTGAAATTCAACAAAGAGCATGCGAATTTTCAAAACTTATGAGTTCAGAATGGGATAGTATTCGAGAATCTATATTACTACCTATACCACCATGCAATAAAAATGctaatagaaaaaaacataGAAAAGTAGATGATGCTGATGAATCGATTTGCTCAGATGGTGCTGGTCACATGTCTCATTATATTTcgaatgaaaataattatccCGAAACAAATGATCCACAATCGcaatataataacaatgaTGCCAATATTGATTTGTTAGACCTTGATGATGTTCTAGGTATACAAAATGATATGCCCAATACTACTATAAATAATtctgataaaaaaaatattaatttaaataatacttCTGATATACTAACAAATAATTCAAATTGGCGTCCAacatttaataaaaacaataggATTGAATCATCATcctataataataaaaatggatcAATCATAGAAAATGATCCATTAAATCTAAATGATATATCAATAAATTCTAAGCCCCCTGTAGATATATccaattataatattaataatgtaaCTGCtgtgaataaaaaaaatgaagatatttTGGTTGATCTTTTCGGAAATATTTCTATAGAGGAGCCTAAAACAGATTTGCATAATATTGACATAAACAAAGAAG GCACAAATTCTTTAAATCTCTTATTGGATGATATTGAACCtatggaaaaaaatgatgtgTTTGAT CTAAAATTAATTGATACAAACCCCgaagaaaaaatatgtgaGATCGCACCAATGAAATTATacgataaaaatgatattgaAATAAAATTCTTCTTTAAAAAAGAAAGTTTAGATTCAGAAAAAACTACAATCAATGCTACCTATTCGAATAAATCCGATACTCCCATATCTTCCTTTGTTTTTGAa GCTATTGTTCCGAATTATGtgaaaatggaaatatttGCAGCTTCGTCTAACGAATTGTTACCCTTTgagcaaaataaaataacacaagaattgaaaattattaatagtttatttaaaaagaaaCCTGTTCTTATGAAAGTCAGATTGtcttatttaaaaaataatgaaaagtTTCAGGATTTTATTAATGTAGGAAATTTTCCAGATGTTTTATAA